In the Candidatus Latescibacter sp. genome, ATTGCAGGAGGTCAATTTGTTCACGCGGGGGGTGTTACTACTTTATGTATTGCTTCATGGGACGGGTCATCGTGGTCGCCGCTCGGTTCCGGCATAACCGGAGGGACTTCTTCTATTCGCGTTCTTGCACTTGCGGTATATAGCGGGAAACTCATTGTGGGGGGATATTTCACTGCCGCAGGCAGTGTATCAGCCAATTATATCGCTGCATGGGATGGTTCATCGTGGTCGCCACTAGGCCAGGGTATTTCGCCCACTGGTTTATCTGGTAACATTTTAATCCGTGCTCTCACTGTTTATGACGGGAAACTCATAGCGGGAGGAAGTTTCAATGCCGCCGGAGGGATCAGCGCCAATAGAATTGCCTCGTGGGACGGAACCTCATGGTCTCCCCTCGGCTCGGGGTTGAACAATGCTTTAATTTGTCTAATGGGTAACAATGAAGAACTCATTGCAGGGGGATTTTTTACTCAAGCGGGAGGAAAAGTTGCAGCTTATATGGCGAAATGGACAAAAAAAGATTTCCCAAATGAAATAGAACAATCGCATTTTCCATCAGCATTTCGCTTGTCCCAGAATTATCCTAATCCATTCAATCCGGCGACTACAATTGGATATGATGTTCCTTCACAATCGCAGATAACTTTGACAATATTCAATGTTGTCGGGCAATCTGTGCGAACACTGGTTGACGACACCCGGCAGGCTGGTTCCTATCGTGTGACGTGGGATGGCGCCGACAGGTTCGGCGCGCCGGTTTCGATGGGAGTGTATTACTATCGATTACAAGCCGGCGATCACAGCGAGACGAAGAAAATGATTTTACTGAAATAACCTGTTGCCAAGAAAAATCGGCAGACTACATTCCAATTAACTACCCGAAGCAAGCTGCGGGGAATTCGGCATCTATTCAAAGTAAGGTAACCACCATGCGCTCTCACATTTCCGCTTCTCTGGCATTATTCCTGGTTTTATCTGTACCGACCGTTCCGGTATCGGCTCAATCCCCCGGCCCCGGTTACCTATCCCTTTTCAACGGCAGGGATTTCATCGGCTGGGACATCGAGCCGAACCTGGGGGCCTGGGTGGTGGAAAACAGCGAGATAAGCTGCCTGGGAAAACCCGCCACCCCCTACCTTATCCGTTCGGTAAAGGAATATGAGAATTTCGATTTTTATGCAGATTTCAAGGTGAGCAAGAATTGTAACACCGGAATATTCTTTCATGTACAATCGGCAGGACGTGAGTCGCGTCTCGGGTTTGAGGCGCAGATACTCGACGATTCGGGAAAACCGGCAGACAAAACCTCTACCGGCTCCATCTATGATGTTGTCGCCCCTACAGTAAACGCAATGAAACCGGCGGGAGAGTGGAACCGCTACCGGGTGCTGTTCGACTGGCCAAAATGCCAGATATGGCTGAACGGCCAGCTTGTGCAGGATACCGATTTCTCCGCTCATCCGATCCTGAAATACCGCCTCCGCCGCGGGGTGATCGGCCTCTCCAATCACGGCTTTCCAGTGCAATACCGTAATATCCGGATCAAGGAACTGCCTGACAAAGAGGCATGGACTTCTCTTTTCAACGGCAGAAATCTGCAGGGATGGACCGCTGTCGGCGATGCGGACTGGCAGGTAAAAGACGGCATGCTCATCGCCACCAAAGGACGGGGATACCTGATAACCGACAGCGAATTCGACCGATTTCAGTTCCAGGCGCTCGCCGAAAACGACACCCTTCGATCACGGAGCGGCTGCTTTTTCTATCGCTGGAAAAGTGTGGATGATCCCGGCTATGCAGTAGATTTCTACGATTTCCCGAAAGCGGCTGTAACAACGAAACAGTACCGCGGCAACATTCCCGAGCGGGTAATTCCCCCCTGGAAATATCCCTGGCTCCTCTACCAGATCATCTCCGCCGACCGTGAGTCAGAAATCAGAGTGGGCGGATATATTACCACATCCAATTCCCTGCTCGGAAAAGTACGGCCGGGGAAAATAGCCATCTATCACAGCCCGGAGGACGGAATCATCCGCTTTCGGCAGATCAGAATTCAGCAGCTTGAGGGGAAAGGGATCTGAAGGTTGTTTATTTCCCCAGTATTTTCCCCAGCCGGTTCAGGATTTTCTCCGAAACGCGGTCCACATCTTTCACCCGTGAAGCACTCGTAATTGCGTCAAAGGGCTTTTTGATCACCACATTCGCACCGGAAGTTACGACAATGATAATATTACCGGCCTTGTTGTTTTTATTATAGTAGGATATGGCATGACGGGGGGTGTGCCACATCCAGAACTCCGTCATATATACTACCGCAGCATAATCCTCTGAAGAATATATATTTGCATATTTCGGCCGGTCGCTGGCAACCGTATATCCCTTTTCAGCAAGAGCCTGCGAAACTTTTTTCACCACTTCAGTCTTGAATCTCTTTTCATTGAAGAGAATGCAGACCACCTTGCCGCCTTTTACAGCCTGGCCCTGGGGTGAAGGTTTTTCCCCGCAGTTCATCATCGACAACGCGAACACAGGTAGAAGAAACGAGATGAGAATCTTGTTCATTGGATGGTTCTCCCTGAAAAAGTTTCTTAGT is a window encoding:
- a CDS encoding DUF1080 domain-containing protein — translated: MRSHISASLALFLVLSVPTVPVSAQSPGPGYLSLFNGRDFIGWDIEPNLGAWVVENSEISCLGKPATPYLIRSVKEYENFDFYADFKVSKNCNTGIFFHVQSAGRESRLGFEAQILDDSGKPADKTSTGSIYDVVAPTVNAMKPAGEWNRYRVLFDWPKCQIWLNGQLVQDTDFSAHPILKYRLRRGVIGLSNHGFPVQYRNIRIKELPDKEAWTSLFNGRNLQGWTAVGDADWQVKDGMLIATKGRGYLITDSEFDRFQFQALAENDTLRSRSGCFFYRWKSVDDPGYAVDFYDFPKAAVTTKQYRGNIPERVIPPWKYPWLLYQIISADRESEIRVGGYITTSNSLLGKVRPGKIAIYHSPEDGIIRFRQIRIQQLEGKGI